In one window of Oryzias melastigma strain HK-1 linkage group LG5, ASM292280v2, whole genome shotgun sequence DNA:
- the rtf2 gene encoding replication termination factor 2 has product MGCDGGTIPKRHELVKGPKKVEKVDKNAELLAKWKFCALSQERLRRPIVSCELGRLYNKDAVIEYLLDKSAERPNAEAVTHIRGIKDIKELNLTDNPEWEGERRNAKGDRYEDIHRGMFICPVVGLEMNGKHRFCYLQTCGCVFSERALKEVKTEICHKCGDPFEDDNIVVLNGTKEEVDKLREKMEERRAKAKTKKSKKTKEAASVSTPAESKGAAKPPAAETTGRSSTLNGDGSSQTVVAGPSGSSSSSKSSKTSTTSATKRSIQDLEEKSEAFKSLFTTHSSAKRTKDQISNWVTHTPYHF; this is encoded by the exons ATGGGATGCGATGGTGGAACGATTCCCAAAAGACACGAGTTGGTGAAAGGTCCCAAAAAGGTTGAAAAG GTGGATAAAAATGCGGAGCTGCTTGCTAAGTGGAAATTCTGTGCCTTGAGTCAGGAGAGACTCAGACGCCCGATTGTGTCTTGCGAGCTTGGCAG ACTTTATAACAAGGATGCAGTTATCGAATATCTTCTGGATAAATCTGCTGAGAGACCCAATGCTGAAGCTGTGACACATATCCGGGGGATTAAG GACATAAAGGAGCTTAACCTGACCGATAATCCTGAATGGGAGGGAGAGAGAAGGAATGCAAAAGGAGACAGATATGAGGACATCCATCGTGGCATGTTTATTTGTCCAGTTGTTGGTTTGGAAATGAATGGAAAGCACAG GTTCTGTTACCTGCAGACGTGTGGCTGTGTGTTTTCAGAAAGAGCCCTGAAGGAGGTCAAGACCGAAATCTGCCACAAG TGTGGAGATCCTTTTGAAGACGACAACATCGTTGTGCTCAATGGGACAAAGGAAGAGGTGGACAAGCTGAGGGAGAAGATGGAAGAGAGGAGAGCCAAAGCCAAAACCAAG aaatcaaagaaGACCAAAGAAGCGGCAAGTGTATCCACACCTGCAGAATCCAAAG GAGCTGCAAAACCTCCAGCCGCCGAGACAACTGGGAGGAGCTCCACGCTTAATGGTGACGGGAGCAGCCAGACAG TTGTGGCCGGACCTTCTGgatcctccagctcctctaaaAGCTCCAAAACCTCAACAACTTCTGCCACCAAAAGATCCATCCAAGACCTGGAGGAGAAGTCTGAAGCTTTTAAATCTCTGTTCACCACCCACAGCTCTGCCAAGCGCACCAAAGACCAAATTTCCAACTGGGTCACCCACACTCCGTATCACTTCTAA
- the gcnt7 gene encoding beta-1,3-galactosyl-O-glycosyl-glycoprotein beta-1,6-N-acetylglucosaminyltransferase 7: MFQLGGQKWSFLFCLGISIIVVSFIYFKTRIPTEPKHLQLFGCRNFSNECKAFLPSLETAQWYRRDCQVENHILKNNLQCSELIRDLHFITRPLSREEEDYPLAFIVTIHKDLEMFVRTLRAIYMPQNVYCIHIDAKASWEYKVAVRMLVRCFENIFLSSQSEKVTYGGFTRLQADVNCMKDLVRSKIDWKKVVNLCGQDFPIKSNLELVQYMQSKQWRDKNLTPGVKQPAHISYRTEFQHKEIAGSRIIRKGGRWKKDPPPDNLQIYFGTAYYALTRAFVEFVLESPIAINLLKWSRDTYSPDEHYWVTLNHLKDAPGSRIDGGWEGDIRAIKWRDQEGMIHQGCKGHYLRDICIYGMGDIGWIIDKDSMFANKFESDAYPEALDCLEQWHRSKVLSQANIPLQPSWFLAITSNFSSITTSNSTTVM, translated from the exons ATGTTCCAGCTTGGAGGACAAAAATGgagctttttgttttgtctagGAATAAGTATAATTGTAGTTTCATTTATCTATTTCAAAACCAGGATCCCAACCGAACCAAAGCATCTCCAGCTTTTTGGCTGCAGAAACTTTTCCAATGAATGTAAAGCCTTCCTGCCCAGCTTAGAAACTGCACAATGGTATCGGCGTGACTGCCAG GTGGAAAACCATATCCTGAAAAACAATCTGCAGTGTTCAGAATTGATCAGAGACTTGCATTTTATTACCAGGCCCCTGAGTCGAGAAGAGGAGGACTATCCCTTAGCTTTCATTGTGACTATTCACAAAGATCTAGAGATGTTTGTGCGTACACTACGAGCTATTTACATGCCCCAAAATGTGTACTGCATTCATATTGATGCTAAGGCTTCATGGGAGTACAAGGTAGCCGTGAGGATGTTAGTTAGATGCTTTGAGAATATATTCCTTTCCAGTCAAAGTGAAAAAGTGACTTATGGTGGCTTTACACGCCTACAAGCGGATGTGAACTGCATGAAAGATCTAGTTAGGTCAAAGATAGACTGGAAAAAGGTTGTGAATTTGTGCGGACAGGATTTCCCCATCAAGAGCAACCTGGAACTTGTGCAGTACATGCAGAGTAAACAGTGGAGGGACAAAAACCTAACACCTGGGGTCAAACAGCCAGCACACATCAGTTACAGAACAGAATTCCAGCACAAGGAGATTGCAGGATCCCGCATTATTCGAAAAGGAGGGAGATGGAAGAAGGATCCTCCACCTGATAATCTGCAAATTTATTTTGGAACAGCATACTATGCTCTTACAAGGGCTTTTGTAGAGTTTGTTCTGGAAAGCCCAATAGCCATTAACCTCTTGAAGTGGTCCAGAGACACCTACAGTCCAGACGAGCATTACTGGGTGACACTTAACCATCTCAAAG ATGCTCCAGGCAGCCGTATCGACGGTGGTTGGGAAGGAGATATCCGAGCAATAAAGTGGAGGGATCAAGAAGGAATGATTCACCAAGGCTGCAAAG GACATTACCTTAGGGACATCTGCATTTACGGAATGGGGGACATCGGGTGGATCATCGACAAGGACAGCATGTTTGCCAATAAGTTTGAAAGTGATGCCTATCCTGAGGCCCTGGACTGCTTGGAACAGTGGCACAGGAGCAAAGTGCTAAGCCAGGCAAATATTCCACTTCAACCATCGTGGTTTCTGGCGATAACAAGCAACTTCAGCAGCATCACCACTTCCAATAGCACTACAGTGATGTGA